CTAAATGGCTACTTCGTCCCGTCTAATACTTTTTTCAACTCTGGTTTCACTGATCAGTTTCTACCTCAGCAGTACTCTCGGGGACCAAAATACACTGCAAACTTACATCATTCACGTAAGTTTGCCCACTTCTGAAGTGAATCTCGAGAGCTACTACCGTTCCTTTCTACCTGTAGAGGATGATCTAACCCCGTCATCACAACTCATTCACTCTTACCACTACGTTATTTCTGGTTTTGCAGCCAGACTGACACACGATGAACTTCAGGAAATGGAGAAAACGGCGGGGTTCATCACAACAAAGCCGCAAAAGATGTTGGCCTTACACACTACGCATACTTCGAATTTCTTGGGGTTGCAACAAAATGGTGGCGTTTGGCAGGAATCCAACTACGGCAGGAGTGTGATTATCAGGCTTTTGGACTCCGGGATTACATCGGACCATCCCTCTTTCCACGACAACAACATGCCACCTCTACCGGCAAAGTGGAAAGGGAAGTGCGAGTTTACCGGCAGCGTAACTTGTAACAATAAGCTCATCGGTGCAAGGAACTTACTGGGCAGTGGCTCAAGTGATCCACCATTTGATTATACGGGCCATGGAACACACACATCAAGCATGGCTGCCGGCAACTTTGTTGATCGTGCCAATATTTTTGGGAATGCCAATGGCTCATTAGCCGGCATAGCCCCTTTTGCCCATATAGCCATGTACAAAGTGTGTACCGAAGGCGGGTGTGAAGAAGCTGACATGGTGGCTGCGATTGAAGTTGCCATTCATGATGGTGTAGACGTGATATCAGGTTCAATTGGTGGATTTCACCGTAGCTTTCATGGAGACTACATCACTGTTGGTTCTTTCGCTACGATGCGAAACGGGATCATTGTGGTCACTTTTGCCAGGTAACATGTGGTCGCTAGAAAGGAACGGTAGTAGCTCTCGAGATTCACTTCAGAAGTGGGCAAACTTACGTGAATAAAGTAAATTTGCAGTGTATTTTG
The Capsicum annuum cultivar UCD-10X-F1 unplaced genomic scaffold, UCD10Xv1.1 ctg81374, whole genome shotgun sequence genome window above contains:
- the LOC124895337 gene encoding subtilisin-like protease, with protein sequence MATSSRLILFSTLVSLISFYLSSTLGDQNTLQTYIIHVSLPTSEVNLESYYRSFLPVEDDLTPSSQLIHSYHYVISGFAARLTHDELQEMEKTAGFITTKPQKMLALHTTHTSNFLGLQQNGGVWQESNYGRSVIIRLLDSGITSDHPSFHDNNMPPLPAKWKGKCEFTGSVTCNNKLIGARNLLGSGSSDPPFDYTGHGTHTSSMAAGNFVDRANIFGNANGSLAGIAPFAHIAMYKVCTEGGCEEADMVAAIEVAIHDGVDVISGSIGGFHRSFHGDYITVGSFATMRNGIIVVTFA